Proteins encoded by one window of Sardina pilchardus chromosome 7, fSarPil1.1, whole genome shotgun sequence:
- the LOC134086986 gene encoding LOW QUALITY PROTEIN: carboxylesterase 5A-like (The sequence of the model RefSeq protein was modified relative to this genomic sequence to represent the inferred CDS: deleted 1 base in 1 codon), whose product MANKFALPGVSEDCLYLNVYTPTYRCTGQKLPVMVWMHGGALYLGGAAQFDGSVLAAYQDVVVVIIQYRLGILGFFSTGDSNAQGNWGFLDQIAALQWVQENIESFGGDPNSVTIAGQSAGGISAAMLLLSPLAKGLFHRAIIQSGGSTLESFSTRTPMVFAEPVEATELVVDEYFKDAHTPQEMRDQFTEIVGDYWMVVPVIKEARYYQDAGASVYMYEFQHRPEAYKYTRPSFVRADHSDEIMFIFGACFWHGHIKVTVRH is encoded by the exons ATGGCAAACAAGTTTGCCCTGCCTGGGGTGTCAGAGGACTGCTTATACCTCAACGTGTACACTCCTACT TACCGCTGCACTGGACAAAAGCTGCCA GTCATGGTGTGGATGCATGGAGGTGCTCTGTATTTGGGAGGAGCTGCCCAGTTTGATGGCTCTGTGCTGGCAGCTTATCAAGATGTTGTCGTGGTGATCATTCAGTATCGCCTTGGGATTTTGGGCTTCTTTAG CACTGGGGACTCAAATGCTCAGGGCAACTGGGGCTTCCTGGACCAGATAGCTGCTCTCCAGTGGGTGCAGGAGAACATCGAGAGCTTTGGAGGAGACCCCAACTCTGTTACCATCGCTGGACAGTCAGCTGGAGGCATCAGTGCAGCTATGCTA CTCCTGTCTCCCCTGGCAAAAGGATTGTTCCACAGAGCGATCATTCAGAGTGGAGGATCAACATTGGAGAGTTTCTCTACCAGAACCCCCATGGTTTTTGCTGAG CCCGTGGAGGCCACAGAGCTTGTGGTGGATGAATACTTtaaggacgcacacacaccacaggagatGCGAGATCAATTCACTGAAATAGTGGGGGACTACTGGATGGTGGTTCCAGTGATTAAAGAGGCTAGATATTACCAGG ATGCGGGGGCATCAGTGTACATGTATGAGTTTCAGCACCGGCCCGAGGCCTACAAGTACACCAGACCCAGCTTTGTGAGGGCCGACCACTCGGACGAGATCATGTTCATCTTTGGCGCTTGCTTCTGGCATGGACACATCAAAGTCAcag TTCGTCACTGA
- the LOC134086987 gene encoding taste receptor type 1 member 1-like, with protein sequence MFQVMRFAVEEINNSSTLLPNVTLGYQLFDHCSDGHNFPAILKFFSHNDSIKVRDLNHHVPKVIGFTGPFSSTETITMAPLFMMNLIPMVNYGAGSSTLSNKRLYPSFVRTVPSNEDEIELIIHIIKHFGWNWVAFVGSNGAYSENGFQLFVQLIKNTNICLPYQKLITNTSEVATVFQNIDELKIRVIVLFIEQLFAEDIITLAVQESFHDKVWIASDAWALNAKLRELEGIEKVGTIIGVAPTVVSLPGYNQFIYQSQHRADSVQSTEGFCNQGCDNCSSVSSEDVINENPTYSFPIYSAVYTMAMALHNVLQCNHSGCNKTRTVYPNMLLREIKHLDFPLNRNDVSYDKNLDPPAHFTIWFWNTTIHPADIKAIGTYENRHEVNFTMDDKQIDWHEDGSVPFSNCSVQCRPGYKQEEDGPHKCCFKCAECPGNSYSNHTACPTCHTYEWSEAGSTSCQKRSVEFLYFSDVTSILILLSTSFLMLLCVGVAVLFAVHRSTPVVRSAGGSMCFLMLGCLAAASISIFFYFGEPSAVSCALQSWIFVYFYTVFLSCLTVRSFLIICIFKVAVYLPRAHELWAKYNGQWLLVAGISLLQLLLCGVWMASPAIPEKDTKSFKDQLLIICFLRNMTASYLCIILMFILSGLCFCFSYLGTDLPKNYNEAKGITFSMLLFWLSWAVFLTATLVSRTKYVQMIKALVELNCLYAIMVSYFIPKSFIIVFQPAKNTPEYFQQAIQSYTQTVGRM encoded by the exons ATGTTCCAGGTGATGAGGTTTGCTGTTGAGGAAATCAACAACTCCAGCACACTCCTGCCTAACGTAACCCTTGGTTACCAGCTCTTTGATCACTGCTCAGATGGCCACAACTTCCCTGCCATCCTCAAATTCTTCTCCCATAATGACTCCATCAAAGTCCGAGACCTCAACCACCACGTGCCTAAAGTCATCGGATTCACTGGTCCCTTCAGTAGCACTGAGACTATAACCATGGCTCCACTGTTCATGATGAACCTCATCCCCATG GTGAACTATGGAGCAGGCAGTTCCACCCTCAGTAACAAACGGTTGTATCCATCTTTTGTGAGGACGGTACCAAGCAACGAAGATGAGATTGAATTGATCATTCACATCATAAAGCATTTTGGCTGGAACTGGGTGGCGTTTGTTGGATCCAACGGTGCATACAGTGAGAATGGCTTTCAACTGTTTGTTCAACTGATTAAAAATACTAACATCTGTTTGCCCTACCAGAAGCTCATCACTAACACATCAGAGGTAGCCACAGTATTTCAGAACATAGATGAGCTCAAGATCCGTGTCATCGTCCTGTTTATTGAGCAGCTGTTTGCTGAGGACATTATCACCTTAGCTGTACAAGAAAGCTTCCACGATAAGGTCTGGATCGCCAGTGATGCCTGGGCCTTGAACGCTAAGCTACGTGAGCTTGAGGGCATTGAGAAAGTTGGCACCATTATAGGTGTGGCACCAACAGTTGTGTCTCTACCTGGCTATAACCAGTTCATTTACCAGTCACAACACAGAGCTGATTCTGTCCAGAGCACTGAAGGCTTCTGCAACCAGGGCTGTGATAACTGTTCCTCCGTCAGCTCAGAGGATGTCATCAATGAAAACCCCACCTACTCTTTCCCCATTTATTCTGCTGTGTACACCATGGCGATGGCTTTACACAATGTTCTACAGTGCAACCACTCAGGATGCAACAAGACCCGCACAGTATATCCCAACATG CTTCTTCGAGAAATCAAACACTTAGATTTCCCTTTAAACCGAAATGATGTATCCTATGACAAAAATCTGGACCCACCCGCACATTTCACCATTTGGTTCTGGAACACAACAATTCACCCTGCAGATATAAAGGCGATAGGAACATATGAAAATCGTCATGAAGTTAACTTCACTATGGATGACAAGCAAATTGACTGGCATGAAGATGGTTCT GTGCCATTCTCCAACTGCTCTGTGCAGTGCAGGCCGGGATACAAACAAGAGGAGGACGGGCCACacaagtgttgctttaaatgtgCTGAATGCCCGGGCAACTCTTATTCTAATCacacag CATGTCCGACGTGTCACACATATGAGTGGTCCGAGGCTGGAAGCACATCATGCCAAAAACGTTCCGTGGAATTCCTCTACTTCTCCGACGTCACCTCCATTCTGATCCTGCTCTCCACATCGTTCCTCATGCtcctgtgtgtgggggtggccGTGCTGTTTGCCGTGCACCGCTCCACGCCTGTAGTGCGGTCAGCAGGGGGCAGTATGTGCTTCCTGATGCTGGGCTGCCTGGCCGCCGCCTCCATCAGCATCTTCTTCTACTTCGGCGAGCCCTCAGCTGTGAGCTGTGCGCTTCAGAGCTGGATCTTTGTCTACTTCTACACCGTGTTCTTGTCCTGCCTGACCGTGCGCTCCTTTCTGATCATCTGCATCTTTAAGGTGGCCGTGTATCTGCCCAGAGCGCATGAGCTGTGGGCGAAGTACAATGGGCAGTGGCTTCTGGTCGCGGGGATATctcttctccagctcctgctctgTGGAGTCTGGATGGCAAGTCCGGCGATTCCGGAGAAAGACACAAAATCCTTCAAAGACCAGCTCCTAATAATCTGCTTTTTAAGAAATATGACTGCTTCCTATTTATGTATCATATTAATGTTTATCCTCAGTGGCCTCTGTTTCTGCTTCTCCTACTTGGGAACAGACCTGCCCAAGAACTACAATGAGGCCAAAGGCATCACTTTCAGCATGTTGCTGTTTTGGCTGAGCTGGGCTGTGTTCCTCACGGCCACCTTGGTGTCCCGTACCAAGTATGTGCAGATGATCAAGGCCCTAGTTGAGCTGAACTGTTTGTATGCCATCATGGTCAGTTACTTCATCCCTAAGTCTTTCATCATTGTCTTTCAGCCGGCCAAGAACACACCAGAGTATTTCCAACAAGCTATACAGAGTTACACACAAACTGTCGGCAGAATGTAG
- the rer1 gene encoding protein RER1 isoform X2 produces MSEGDSVGDSIHGKPSTVGRFFTRLGQVYQSWLDKSTPFAIVRWGATLLLTAIYMIRVYILQGWYIVTYALGIYHLNLFIAFLSPKVDPSLLDDGDEGPALPTKQNEEFRPFIRRLPEFKFWHSATKGIVIAMICTFFEAFNVPVFWPILVMYFIMLFCITMKRQIKHMIKYRYLPFTHGKRTYREDT; encoded by the exons ATGTCAGAAGGAGACAGCGTCGGTGATTCGATCCATGGGAAACCGTCAACGGTTGGACGCTTTTTCACAAGACTTGGCCAG GTCTATCAGTCATGGTTGGACAAGTCAACACCATTCGCTATTGTGCGGTGGGGCGCCACACTCTTACTAACTGCCATCTACATGATCAGAGTGTATATTCTACAG GGATGGTACATAGTCACATATGCTCTGGGCATCTATCACCTCAACCTGTTCATTGCTTTCCTGTCGCCAAAAGTGGACCCATCTCTGCTTGATGACGGAG ACGAGGGTCCGGCGTTGCCTACCAAGCAGAATGAGGAGTTCCGGCCTTTTATTAGGAGACTACCTGAATTCAAGTTCTG gCATTCGGCAACGAAAGGCATCGTCATTGCAATGATTTGCACGTTCTTTGAAGCCTTCAACGTGCCAGTGTTCTGGCCTATACTGGTTATGTACTTCATCATGCTCTTTTGTATCACCATGAAGAGGCAGATCAAG CACATGATCAAGTACAGATACCTGCCCTTCACTCACGGAAAGAGAACATACAGAG AGGACACATGA
- the rer1 gene encoding protein RER1 isoform X1, protein MSEGDSVGDSIHGKPSTVGRFFTRLGQVYQSWLDKSTPFAIVRWGATLLLTAIYMIRVYILQGWYIVTYALGIYHLNLFIAFLSPKVDPSLLDDGDEGPALPTKQNEEFRPFIRRLPEFKFWHSATKGIVIAMICTFFEAFNVPVFWPILVMYFIMLFCITMKRQIKHMIKYRYLPFTHGKRTYRGKEDITGKPFAS, encoded by the exons ATGTCAGAAGGAGACAGCGTCGGTGATTCGATCCATGGGAAACCGTCAACGGTTGGACGCTTTTTCACAAGACTTGGCCAG GTCTATCAGTCATGGTTGGACAAGTCAACACCATTCGCTATTGTGCGGTGGGGCGCCACACTCTTACTAACTGCCATCTACATGATCAGAGTGTATATTCTACAG GGATGGTACATAGTCACATATGCTCTGGGCATCTATCACCTCAACCTGTTCATTGCTTTCCTGTCGCCAAAAGTGGACCCATCTCTGCTTGATGACGGAG ACGAGGGTCCGGCGTTGCCTACCAAGCAGAATGAGGAGTTCCGGCCTTTTATTAGGAGACTACCTGAATTCAAGTTCTG gCATTCGGCAACGAAAGGCATCGTCATTGCAATGATTTGCACGTTCTTTGAAGCCTTCAACGTGCCAGTGTTCTGGCCTATACTGGTTATGTACTTCATCATGCTCTTTTGTATCACCATGAAGAGGCAGATCAAG CACATGATCAAGTACAGATACCTGCCCTTCACTCACGGAAAGAGAACATACAGAGGCAAGGAAGACATCACAGGGAAACCATTTGCTAGTTAG